TAGAGTATGCAAAGAGGTGGTGTGTAGACTTTGTAATAATCGGGCCTGAGGAACCGAACTTTCATGCAGTTCCAGATGAGCTAGAGAGAAAAGGGATACCTTGTGTCGGTGCGAGTAGAGATGTAGCTATAATAGAGATGTCAAAGGCTGAGATGAGGCGCTTGCAATGGGAGTATGGGATGAGTGGAAAGCTGCTCTTCAAGACATTCAGGTCTTCTAAAGAGGCTTACTCTGTCCTTGAAAAATACTCTGATACCCTAACATGGTTACAAAATGTAGCCTTGAAGCCTGCAAGACAGGCAGGTGGAAAAGGTGTAAAGGTTGTAGAAGATCAGCAATTATACCTTCACGATGAGAAGCAGAGGTTCAAGTCTAAACATGCTGACTGGTTAGAGGGATATATGAAAAGTTATTCTGATATTGAAGATAAGATACTCGTAGAGGAGAAAGTATGGGGTCCTGAATACACTCTGCAGTGCTTCACTGATGGACGCTGCATAAAGGGTATGCCTTTAGTCCAAGACAACAAGCACGCTCATGAATTTGACATAGGTACAGAGACAGGTGGCATGGGTTCTATATGTGGTTCAGGATTCACGTTGCCATTCATAACAAAGAAAGAGTATGAAGAGTCGTTGAAGATAGTAAATTCATTGGTCCGTGCTATACAAGATAAGGTTGGTAAGAGGTACCATGGTATGGTTGCTGGTCAGATGATGTTAACAGAGATAGAGGGTCCTACGATAATCGAGATGTATTCTAGGCTTGGCGATCCTGAAGCGTTGAATGTCTTAAACACATTAAAGACAGACTTTGTTGATATATGCTTGGCAATATTAGACGGTAACTTATCAAAGTTAAATGTTGAATTCGATAAGAGATCCACTGTAGTTAAAGCTATTGCGCCAAAAGGCTATCCTAATAATAGAAAGTTGGCTAAAAACCACCCTGTATTTGTGGATGAGCAAGCAATAAAGAGGGGGGGATGTAAGTTTTATTGGGGCAGTGCTGATCTCAACGAAGGCGGGGAGATACTATCAGCGGGATCAAGGCTTGTTGAAATACTCGCTATATCTGATGAGATAACAAAAGCAAGCAAGATCATTGATAGATGTGTACCTTATATAAAACTTCTAGATGGTTGGGGTTTATTTTATAGGAGCGATATAGGATCTCCTGAACTAATGTGTAAAAGAATGGATGTTGCAGATCGTGTGAGGATGCTTTACCAATATAGGAGAGATAAGGGTATTCTTGGGAAGAGGATCGACTGGCTTCCAAAAGTCGGGAAGATGGACCCTGTAGCTCTGCTTAGAGATGAATTATCGAAAAAGAGTGAATGAGATGGAAGTTGCTGTTATAGCTGGTAGTAAGTCAGATCAAAAGATTTTAGAAGAGATATGTAAAGTACTTGAAGATTTCCAAATCGAATATGAAAAGAAGATTCTCTCAGCTCATAGAGATCGTAAACAGCTAGAAATATACATCATGAATTCAGATGCAGATGTATTCGTAGCAGTTGCTGGGCTTTCTGCTCATTTACCTGGATTTATAGCATCTTTGACTATAAAACCTGTGATTGGAGTCCCGATCTCAGCAAAGCTTGGAGGTCTGGATGCGTTATTATCCATAGTTCAGATGCCTTCAAAGGTTCCAGTTGCATGTGTTGGTATAGACAACGGCAAGAACGCAGCCTTGCTCTCTATAGAGATATTAAGCATTAAACGCCATGAATTAAAGGAGAAACTGTCAAAGTATAGGTCTGATAAAACTTGAGTGTTAAAGTCAAGCTTTTAAAGAAGGACAAAGTCAAAGATGCGAAAACTTCCAAATTAACGAAACTGTTTTACAAAACCTGTGCTTATAGAAAAACAAATCTCGACTAATAAAAAGGTGAATCGATGACAAAGCTCACATATGCTAAAGCTGGTGTTGACCTAGATGAAGTAAGCAAAATTCGCAAAGATATTTTCAAGCAACTTTCTGACACTTTTAAATCGAGACAAGGAAAGTTCGGTTGCCCTCTCATTGAGATAGGACATTATGCAGGTATTATAGACATAGGCGAAAGGGCACTAACAGTTCATTCTGATGGTGTAGGTACAAAAGTGCTTATAGCCCAAATGATGGATAAGTATGATACAATAGGCATAGATTGTATAGCTATGAATGTCAACGATCTGATATGTGTAGGTTCTGAGCCAATAGCTCTTGTCGATTATCTGGCTCTCGAGAAGCCCGATACAAAGATCGTAAGAGAGATCATGGAAGGTCTTGCTAAGGGAGCAAAGGAGGCTTGTGTATCGATCGTTGGTGGAGAGACAGCAATCATGCCAGATGTGATAAAAGGAATTGATGGAAAAGGTTTCGATCTTGTAGGTTTAGCAATTGGTGTTATCGATAAAGATAAGGTAATCACTGGGAAAGACTTAGAGGTTGGTGATACCGTATTTGGCGTAGAAAGCATAGGGATTCATTCTAACGGCTTGTCTCTTGCAAGGAAAGCGTTACTTCCAAAATATAAAGTCGATCAGTTCATACCTGAGCTTGAGAAGAGCCTTGGAGAAGAATTGTTGATGCCGACAAGAATCTACGTTAGACCAGTCCTTGAGGTATTAAAAAGGTGTAAAGTGCATGGCTTGGCTCATATAACTGGTGGGGCTTTTTCGAAGCTTGCAAGACTGCTGTTGAAGCCGAAGATGGGTTTATTACTTGATGATATGCCCGAACCTTTGTCGATATTCCAACTAATCAAAAGGGAAGGCTCAATAGCTAAAAGGGAAATGTATCGAACTTTTAATATGGGAATCGGATTTTGTTTATGTGCACCTAGAGATGAGGAGGATCAAATTCTGAAAATATTTACAAAGCATGGCATGAGAGCAAAGACTATAGGTAAGGTCATTGGAAAGCCAGGAGTAATAGTAAGAGGTATACGTGTATGATAAAAAGAGAGGAGATGCAAGAAGTAGCTAGCAAGTACAAGGAGCCTATATCTTTAATATTGGGCTCCCACTCTGCCCTTGATGCTGCATCGGGCGCTAGGGACTACGGGTTAAGAAGGATAATCTATACGACGAAACAAAGGGCTATAATCTATCTACAGAATCCAATAGTAGGTAAAGTTGAAGAGATAGAAGACTTACCCAAACATACCAGAGAGGATATGATCTGTGTTTTTGATCCAAGGGACTTGAAAAAAAATGGTGATTGGAAGATAGCTCTGATAATCTTGGACGAATACCCAGACATATTCAAGTATTTAGATGATTTAATGGATTTAGAATGTCTCCAGATACCAAATAGAGCTTTCTCTGTATATTTAGGCGGCGATGATTACTGTAGTAGAATAGAAAATGAATTCCTGATACCTATTTTTGGCGCAAGAAAACTTTTGAAGATAGAGAACCGAGGAGAAATAGAGAAGGACTACTATTGGTACTGTGATAAAGCAGGTATACCTTACCCAAAATCTTACGAATTTGAAGTCTATCCGAATAGAATAAAGCTCAAGGAGTATATAGATGAGCCTATACTCTTAAAATCTGAGAATGCAAAAAGGGAGCTTGAGAGGGAGTTCATCTTCGCTGCCGACTCTAATGATCTCGAGGATAAAGTTACAATAGAGGTAGAAAATGGCAACCTAAATGAGAATTGCTTAAAGAGGGCTAGAGTAGAGCAGATAGTCTTGGGCCCCCATGCAAATTTCAACTTCTTCCTTTCACCATTAAATGCAGAGGAGGAGTGGGGGGATGTGGATGACATCTACTCTGAACTTCATGATACGAATCTGGATGAAGCAAGAGTATGCCTAGCGAATGAGTTACTCTCTATAGATGAGAGAAGAGAGACAATATTCGATGGATTGAAGAGACTACCTATAGATATTCAACAGAAGATCAAGCAAGTCCCATCCTTTGAAGTTACATGCCATCTAGCTATGAGCCTCAGAGAGTCTCTATTGAAGGATATTCATAAGTGTGCTAATGCCTTCCTTTTAGCAACGAAAAAATACGAACCCCCGGGAATAATCGGAGCTTGGTGCCTTCAAACTTTGATAACTTGGGGCAAGGTTCCAGGTAAAGCCGTAGAGTATGGACTATATGACGTTCCTAGTGGTGAAGATGTCTACGCTCATATCCCTGTAACCCAAGATGTTGCAACGAGGCATGGGGGTGGCACGAATGTGCATATGGGTGTTGGCTCTCAGTACGCGAATGCGAAGTACAATAAAAGAATGAGCATGGGTGATAGGATCGCTTTAGAGATGAAAAGAGCTTTGAAGTTAAGAATGCTAGAAAAAACCGTCACTTAAATTAAATAATTATAACCATATCGCTACAACAGCATTAGCTACTATCCGTAGTATACTTCCTATAGTATATTATCTATAGGAATTTGACCTAAATCTACAACCATATCTCCAAGCGCTAGTATACCTATCACTCTATCAACCTCATCTTCCGCACTTCCAAGAGTTTCCTAGCAATTTCATCAAAATTCAGTTCATTGATTTTCGCAACTTTTTTAACCATCTCCTTAGGAAAAGCCTCGATCCCTTTAAATGCCCCTCCAATCCCGCCTACTATCGATGCTATTGTGTCTGCATCCCCGCCTATGTTTGTTGCCATTATTATAGCATCCATCGGCTCTCCATAAGTAGCAGCAAATACTCCAAATGCTGTTGGCACAGCTTCATTAGAAGCTATTCCAGCACCGACATAATTGTAAAGGTAATCTATAACTTCTATAGGACTCTTAGCATGTGAAACCAAATTTATAGCCAGCTCTATTCTTTTATCTACAGGAGCAGCTGGATATAGACTTCCAAACTGAGCACCAAGCCTTGCACCTCTTATTCCAGCCTCGATGATATCGTCAATACTACAATTTCCTTTGATTGCCTTAGAGATCGAACATGCTACAGCTGAGGCAGCCGAGATAGCTACATCAGTATTGTGAGTGAACGCACATGATTTCGCCACATCTTTTACTATTTCGTGTAAATTTGAACCCGCATCGACAATTCCTACTGGAGACACTCTCATAGCTGCACCATTTGTAGCCCCTAATCCAGAGACATACTTAATATCGACTCCTCTTGCCACCTTCTCTAAAGCTGCTCTCGTGCTAGGTCCCAATAATCTCTTTGCAGAAGCACCGCATTTAACACTCCACTCCCATAATCGCTGTGCAAAACCTTCTGATGAGATATATTGATCATTTATCAATGCATCTGCTAAGACCAATGTTATTTGGGTATCATCGGTAACATGCCCAGCCTTTAACCCATCATGGACTATGTGCCCTTTAGGTGCATCGAAAAAACTTATTACCTTTCCAAACTTTTCACTTATCTGTTCTGGTGTGTACCCAGATGTAGGCATCCCCATGGAATCTCCGATCGCTACGCCTGCCAAGCATCCAACTGACCTTGAAAGTATCAATTCATAATCTGTAGTCATTCTCAATCCGTAACTTAGACCAAGAGTATTATAAGTAATTAATCTAATAATAATTCGTTCAAAATTGAGTAGCCCGATAAATGTAAGGCTTCCTGAAAAGATAGTAAGAGAACTTGATGGATTAGCCAACGAGTATGAGTTAAGTAGATCAGAAATCATACGTCAAGCTTTAACTTTTTATCTAACTATGCTAAAAAGTATAGGAAGTATAGTACGCCCTACGATATTTAAAGTAACGCCTTCACAAGTAGTCTTGATGAAAAGGGGAGATGTGTCACTTTTAAAGCTACCGACTGGCTTGATTTTAACCTTAAGCTATACATCATCAGGTGGTATAGGCTCGAAACCAATGGATAAGGTAAAGGTGGATTGTTTTACATTAGGTCGTTTCATGACCAGGTTAGTCCTTATGGATACCATTGCGATAAATTCGTGGCCAAGGCTAATTGTAGTGACATTGAGCGTTGAGATGACCCCCACAGGTATCAATATATTAGAAGGTGTAAAGAATGAGTTAAAAAAAATAGGACTCGATCCAGAACAGTCGATAAGCGTAAATACAGAGGAGAATGTAATTACCGATCAGACAGGTCTAGGTTTAATGGCTTTGGGACTTGTCCATGAAGATGAGCTGAGAATGGGGCGAACTCAGCCTAACGATGTCCTTATAATAATAGGTAATCCAAAGATTGGAGAAGAAGTCCTACAAGCTGAGAGAGAAGGAAAGATAGCAGACCTTCAAGAGATCCTTAGGTTGCTTCAACTTGATTTTGTTCACGATGTAATTCCTGTCGATACTCAAGGCATAGCCTACGAAGCAAGGATGATAACCCAATTAGTCGGGCGTCAAGTTAAGTTTTATGATGGTGTTGGAATAGACTTAGAAAAACCAGCAGGTCCTGCTACAGCAATATTGGTTACTGTGGATGGAGCACAGATCGAAAGACTTGCACAGATTATTAGAAAGCCAATAACGACCATCGGTAAAGTTATGTAAAATTCTTATCTACCATAAACCTTCACAACTGAATATCAAACTAACCAAACTTATTTTAACTACTGATTATCTTGATCCTTCATAAAGTAGTCTTTCAGAAGCTTTTCTGTAGTGCTGGTAATCTCCAAACTGTTCAGTTCTTCAACCTTGAACCAATTGACATGAGAAGACTCTTCGCTACCTCTTATCTCTCCATCAATGCGATTTGCTAAAAAGTTTAAGATCAAATAGTGAAAGCGTATCCTATTCTCATCATCGAACACAATATAATCAGATACATCTATTAGATCCACTAACTCTACCTTGAGCCCTACTTCTTCTTTTACCTCGCGTTTTACTGCATCTTTAATCGTTTCACCAAGCTTTACAAGACCACCTGGTAGGGCCCATTTGCATTTACCTGGTTTATGCGCCCTTTTAACTAAAAGAACCGAATCATTTTGCTTGATCAGTGCCCCCACACCTACCATTGGATACTCAGGATATTCCCGCTTTAACATCTCGATCTTAGATCTTGTGCTTTTCTCATCGACTTTCCCACCATATTCGACTATTAAAGAGACCAACTGCTCTAATGCAACCTCGATTCTTTTTAAAGCGATTGAAGGCTCCTCGGCAGTTGTAGTTACTTGAATTTCAATCTTAGAAACACCCTCTTCTCGACCTTTTGGATGTGATTTTATATACACCAAGGGATTACTTTTCAACACTCTGTCAATAAGTGGTGCCAATTCTGATTCAACTATACCAGTTATGAAAACATTATTCTCTCGGTAGAAACCTTTTCTTATTTTTGCTATAATTGGTATAATACTTTCTTTAAATAAGGTCTTCATCTCTGATGGAACTCCAGGGAGGCAGATGATATTCATACTGCCTTTTCTCAATAAAACTCCAGGAGCTGTACCTACTGGATTTGGAAGAGGTTTTGAACCTTCAGGTAAAGTAGCCATCTTTATCCTCTCAGGTGTAAGCTCGACCGTTTTCAGCAGACCATGATCAAAAATCTCTGTATACTTCTTTTTTACCATCCTTAAAGCATCTTCGTTTAAGACTAATTCTCGATCGAGGGATTTCGCTAAACCTTGGAGTGTCTTATCATCATAAGTAGGTCCCAGACCACCTGATATGATCAACCAATCTACTCTTCTTTCAAAAGATTCTCTAACTGCAGAAGATATCTCTTCTATATCATCTCTAATTACCGTACAACGCCTAACGAAATATCCTAACTCAGTTATAGCCTTTGCAAGCCAATGAGCATTTGTGTTTAAAGTCTTTCCATTAAGAAGCTCATTTCCAACAGAGATTATCTCATAAATATCCAATTCTAAATTTATAAAGATCTTTTATTTATTATTAGAGTTTTACTCGAGTTACAGATACAAAAAACATTAAACAAACCTCTCCAATTTAATATGGCTTATGTTCGTAATATTCATCTTAGGAACTGCTGGGTCAGGCAAGTCCCTTCTTACATCAACACTCGTCTCTTGGTATACTGAGAAAGGCTCATATGCAATATCTGTCAACCTTGATCCAGGACCTTTAGAACTTCCCTACGTGCCAGATGTCGATGTAAGAAACTATATAGACATTCAAAATATTATGGCGACTTACCATTTGGGACCGAACGGGGCCCTGATACTTGCATCTGACCTTATCGCAACCAAGATCGAGAAACTCCAAGATGATATCGATGAGTTCCGTCCAGATTACGTAATAGTAGACACACCTGGTCAGATAGAACTCTTCGCTTATAGATCGAG
The Candidatus Methylarchaceae archaeon HK02M2 genome window above contains:
- the purD gene encoding phosphoribosylamine--glycine ligase — its product is MEGNLMKIMGLGNASREHAIAEALERSDHHPRIFWLGDIRNPGIFNICKKSGGDFALSKTTDPEKVVEYAKRWCVDFVIIGPEEPNFHAVPDELERKGIPCVGASRDVAIIEMSKAEMRRLQWEYGMSGKLLFKTFRSSKEAYSVLEKYSDTLTWLQNVALKPARQAGGKGVKVVEDQQLYLHDEKQRFKSKHADWLEGYMKSYSDIEDKILVEEKVWGPEYTLQCFTDGRCIKGMPLVQDNKHAHEFDIGTETGGMGSICGSGFTLPFITKKEYEESLKIVNSLVRAIQDKVGKRYHGMVAGQMMLTEIEGPTIIEMYSRLGDPEALNVLNTLKTDFVDICLAILDGNLSKLNVEFDKRSTVVKAIAPKGYPNNRKLAKNHPVFVDEQAIKRGGCKFYWGSADLNEGGEILSAGSRLVEILAISDEITKASKIIDRCVPYIKLLDGWGLFYRSDIGSPELMCKRMDVADRVRMLYQYRRDKGILGKRIDWLPKVGKMDPVALLRDELSKKSE
- the purE gene encoding 5-(carboxyamino)imidazole ribonucleotide mutase → MEVAVIAGSKSDQKILEEICKVLEDFQIEYEKKILSAHRDRKQLEIYIMNSDADVFVAVAGLSAHLPGFIASLTIKPVIGVPISAKLGGLDALLSIVQMPSKVPVACVGIDNGKNAALLSIEILSIKRHELKEKLSKYRSDKT
- the purM gene encoding phosphoribosylformylglycinamidine cyclo-ligase encodes the protein MTKLTYAKAGVDLDEVSKIRKDIFKQLSDTFKSRQGKFGCPLIEIGHYAGIIDIGERALTVHSDGVGTKVLIAQMMDKYDTIGIDCIAMNVNDLICVGSEPIALVDYLALEKPDTKIVREIMEGLAKGAKEACVSIVGGETAIMPDVIKGIDGKGFDLVGLAIGVIDKDKVITGKDLEVGDTVFGVESIGIHSNGLSLARKALLPKYKVDQFIPELEKSLGEELLMPTRIYVRPVLEVLKRCKVHGLAHITGGAFSKLARLLLKPKMGLLLDDMPEPLSIFQLIKREGSIAKREMYRTFNMGIGFCLCAPRDEEDQILKIFTKHGMRAKTIGKVIGKPGVIVRGIRV
- a CDS encoding DUF1297 domain-containing protein, producing the protein MIKREEMQEVASKYKEPISLILGSHSALDAASGARDYGLRRIIYTTKQRAIIYLQNPIVGKVEEIEDLPKHTREDMICVFDPRDLKKNGDWKIALIILDEYPDIFKYLDDLMDLECLQIPNRAFSVYLGGDDYCSRIENEFLIPIFGARKLLKIENRGEIEKDYYWYCDKAGIPYPKSYEFEVYPNRIKLKEYIDEPILLKSENAKRELEREFIFAADSNDLEDKVTIEVENGNLNENCLKRARVEQIVLGPHANFNFFLSPLNAEEEWGDVDDIYSELHDTNLDEARVCLANELLSIDERRETIFDGLKRLPIDIQQKIKQVPSFEVTCHLAMSLRESLLKDIHKCANAFLLATKKYEPPGIIGAWCLQTLITWGKVPGKAVEYGLYDVPSGEDVYAHIPVTQDVATRHGGGTNVHMGVGSQYANAKYNKRMSMGDRIALEMKRALKLRMLEKTVT
- a CDS encoding ADP-ribosylglycohydrolase family protein gives rise to the protein MTTDYELILSRSVGCLAGVAIGDSMGMPTSGYTPEQISEKFGKVISFFDAPKGHIVHDGLKAGHVTDDTQITLVLADALINDQYISSEGFAQRLWEWSVKCGASAKRLLGPSTRAALEKVARGVDIKYVSGLGATNGAAMRVSPVGIVDAGSNLHEIVKDVAKSCAFTHNTDVAISAASAVACSISKAIKGNCSIDDIIEAGIRGARLGAQFGSLYPAAPVDKRIELAINLVSHAKSPIEVIDYLYNYVGAGIASNEAVPTAFGVFAATYGEPMDAIIMATNIGGDADTIASIVGGIGGAFKGIEAFPKEMVKKVAKINELNFDEIARKLLEVRKMRLIE
- a CDS encoding ribbon-helix-helix domain-containing protein; amino-acid sequence: MSSPINVRLPEKIVRELDGLANEYELSRSEIIRQALTFYLTMLKSIGSIVRPTIFKVTPSQVVLMKRGDVSLLKLPTGLILTLSYTSSGGIGSKPMDKVKVDCFTLGRFMTRLVLMDTIAINSWPRLIVVTLSVEMTPTGINILEGVKNELKKIGLDPEQSISVNTEENVITDQTGLGLMALGLVHEDELRMGRTQPNDVLIIIGNPKIGEEVLQAEREGKIADLQEILRLLQLDFVHDVIPVDTQGIAYEARMITQLVGRQVKFYDGVGIDLEKPAGPATAILVTVDGAQIERLAQIIRKPITTIGKVM
- a CDS encoding nicotinamide mononucleotide deamidase-related protein; the protein is MDIYEIISVGNELLNGKTLNTNAHWLAKAITELGYFVRRCTVIRDDIEEISSAVRESFERRVDWLIISGGLGPTYDDKTLQGLAKSLDRELVLNEDALRMVKKKYTEIFDHGLLKTVELTPERIKMATLPEGSKPLPNPVGTAPGVLLRKGSMNIICLPGVPSEMKTLFKESIIPIIAKIRKGFYRENNVFITGIVESELAPLIDRVLKSNPLVYIKSHPKGREEGVSKIEIQVTTTAEEPSIALKRIEVALEQLVSLIVEYGGKVDEKSTRSKIEMLKREYPEYPMVGVGALIKQNDSVLLVKRAHKPGKCKWALPGGLVKLGETIKDAVKREVKEEVGLKVELVDLIDVSDYIVFDDENRIRFHYLILNFLANRIDGEIRGSEESSHVNWFKVEELNSLEITSTTEKLLKDYFMKDQDNQ